From Apium graveolens cultivar Ventura chromosome 9, ASM990537v1, whole genome shotgun sequence, the proteins below share one genomic window:
- the LOC141684299 gene encoding F-box/WD-40 repeat-containing protein At5g21040 encodes MAYECQEDLKIIFVENSVDISKVCETDIVDFKSVAVSGREKNSKLEIEESEKTVYEIGVIAENSLLGKSTLINVALANSCRSITDLPPALVSEILNCLDPKELGIVSCVSTSFCKVAAEHHVWKEFYCERWGLPVAPTTLGVDYSDDKSWKELFVEREHRSKTFLGRYSIDCLYGHREPVRAVFVLNSKKLIFTSGYDSIVRMWDLEEGTAISASRALGCTIRAVAADTKLLMAGGTDGFVHCWRAEEGHPHLFDLSGPENQNTEFRLWEHEGPITCLQLDFTRIFSGSWDMTIRVWDRSSLKCLTVLRHNDWVWSLAPHVTTVASTSGSDLYVWDIVSGTPVVIINDAHAGNTYALARSHTGKLLFTGGEDGVIKMYEITSQSCNNVRQVAKWNPHTGPVYSLAFEFPWLVSASSDGKLSLIDVRKLLKKSKNYSSGSISRLNHENKKIVEPPQRMLHGFGCNLFSVDIGSDRIVCGGEEGIVRIWNFSQALETEQRVRALKGIRLENRMRRRKLQTEMNGKGARTGHCMVAAKKNQMSGDRNGVCVKRGASGKGKA; translated from the coding sequence ATGGCCTATGAATGTCAAGAAGATTTAAAGATAATTTTTGTAGAGAATTCAGTTGATATTTCGAAAGTTTGTGAAACAGACATTGTTGATTTTAAGTCGGTTGCTGTTTCGGGTAGGGAAAAGAATTCGAAACTTGAAATTGAGGAGTCTGAGAAAACTGTATATGAGATAGGTGTTATTGCGGAAAATTCGTTATTGGGAAAATCTACCTTGATTAATGTGGCATTGGCTAATTCATGTCGGTCAATTACTGACCTTCCTCCGGCGTTAGTGTCTGAGATACTGAATTGTCTTGATCCGAAGGAGCTCGGTATTGTTTCTTGTGTCTCGACGTCGTTTTGTAAGGTTGCAGCAGAGCATCATGTTTGGAAAGAGTTTTACTGTGAGAGATGGGGATTGCCGGTGGCCCCGACTACTTTGGGGGTTGATTATTCTGATGACAAGTCGTGGAAGGAATTGTTTGTCGAGAGAGAGCATAGGAGTAAAACATTCTTGGGACGGTATAGTATTGATTGCCTTTATGGGCATAGAGAACCGGTTCGTGCTGTGTTTGTTTTGAATTCTAAGAAGTTGATATTTACTTCTGGTTATGATTCCATTGTTCGAATGTGGGATTTGGAAGAAGGTACGGCTATATCAGCTTCGAGAGCACTTGGTTGTACTATTCGAGCTGTTGCAGCTGACACTAAACTGTTGATGGCTGGTGGTACTGATGGTTTTGTTCATTGTTGGAGGGCAGAGGAAGGACACCCTCATTTGTTTGACCTTAGTGGTCCTGAAAACCAAAATACAGAATTTCGACTTTGGGAACATGAGGGGCCTATCACATGTCTTCAACTTGACTTTACTAGGATCTTCAGTGGTTCATGGGATATGACTATTCGTGTTTGGGACCGATCTTCTTTGAAGTGTTTGACAGTCCTGAGGCACAATGACTGGGTTTGGAGCCTTGCCCCTCATGTTACGACTGTGGCAAGCACATCTGGATCAGATTTATATGTTTGGGACATTGTTAGCGGTACTCCTGTTGTCATTATCAATGATGCCCATGCAGGTAACACTTATGCTTTGGCTCGAAGCCATACTGGGAAGCTTCTTTTTACTGGAGGAGAAGATGGCGTGATTAAAATGTATGAAATTACTAGCCAATCGTGCAATAATGTTCGACAGGTTGCAAAATGGAATCCTCACACTGGTCCAGTTTATTCTCTTGCATTTGAGTTCCCATGGCTCGTCTCAGCTTCAAGTGATGGAAAACTTTCGCTCATTGATGTCAGAAAGCTTTTGAAGAAAAGTAAGAATTATTCATCGGGAAGCATTTCAAGGTTAAACCACGAAAACAAAAAAATTGTTGAACCTCCACAGAGAATGTTACATGGTTTTGGTTGCAATTTATTTTCTGTGGATATTGGTTCTGATCGTATAGTTTGTGGTGGTGAAGAAGGCATTGTTAGGATTTGGAACTTCTCGCAAGCACTGGAGACTGAACAGAGAGTTCGTGCTCTAAAAGGAATACGGTTAGAAAACCGAATGAGACGGCGCAAACTCCAAACAGAGATGAATGGTAAAGGTGCACGGACTGGTCATTGTATGGTTGCTGCAAAGAAGAATCAGATGAGTGGAGATAGGAATGGTGTATGCGTCAAACGCGGGGCGAGTGGAAAAGGGAAGGCTTAA